The window CCGGCTTGCGCGCCTGTGCGACGTGGCGCTCGCCGCTGCGCTGCTGCTGATTGCGCAGGACGCTCGAGCACTCGACGCGAGTCCCTGGGAGCGCGTGTTGTCGCGCTGTGCCGGACAACGAGGCGTCAACTATGCCAAGCTCAAAGCGGATAGAGACGCGCGTGGCGATCTCGCGAGCTTCGTTCACTCGATTGCGTCCATGAGCAGCTCCGAGCCACTGGCCGCGTGGCTCAACGCATACAACGCGCTCGTGGTCAGCTCGGTCGTACGGCGCTACCCGCTACGCAGCGTCATGGACATTCCCGGCTTCTTCAACAAGGAGCGGCATCGCATCGCGGGCGAGCGGCGCACGCTCGATGAAATCGAGCACGACATCATCCGCAAGCGGTTTCGCGACGCTCGCGTGCACATGGCGCTCAACTGCGCCGCACGCAGCTGCCCGCCTCTGCACCCCCACGCTTTCCGCCAGCGCACGCTGCAAGCAACACTGGACAGACTTGCTCGCAACGTTGTCACGAGTCCGCGCCACGTCCGAATCGGTCCGGCTCAGCTCGCGGTGTCGCCCGTTTTCTTCTGGTTCCGGAAGGACTTCGAGACTGAAGCG of the Pseudomonadota bacterium genome contains:
- a CDS encoding DUF547 domain-containing protein, producing MRPAIEHKSRLARLCDVALAAALLLIAQDARALDASPWERVLSRCAGQRGVNYAKLKADRDARGDLASFVHSIASMSSSEPLAAWLNAYNALVVSSVVRRYPLRSVMDIPGFFNKERHRIAGERRTLDEIEHDIIRKRFRDARVHMALNCAARSCPPLHPHAFRQRTLQATLDRLARNVVTSPRHVRIGPAQLAVSPVFFWFRKDFETEASSLLAWLKRYARSRLAGLPQSTPIVKGDYDWRLNDARGP